A genomic segment from Thermothielavioides terrestris NRRL 8126 chromosome 4, complete sequence encodes:
- a CDS encoding uncharacterized protein (Contains conserved domain H3[smart00428]), giving the protein MWLQLAPLLGELPSHPIKPPADSSRAARELAVAGRVCGFTSLVAGFLGYETKSSRPNAPEKSQAKTIRRSSSSSPRTTTTTTTGSSSSSGAGRKPTAKRKRCPTCVPLPSTGPNRLSFAPVLTLPIAGDPVPQPRKRRYRPGTLALREIRRYQANTDLLMSKLPFARLVREIALQYQPAREELRWQSQAILALQEAAEAFLVHLFEDTNLCAIHAKRVTIMQKDIQLARRIRGVWGGAGWV; this is encoded by the exons ATGTGGCTACAGCTAGCGCCACTCCTTGGCGAGCTCCCCAGCCACCCCATTAAACCCCCTGCCGATTCGAGTCGCGCTGCGCGTGAGCTCGCGGTCGCTGGCCGCGTCTGCGG CTTTACATCTCTCGTTGCCGGCTTTCTCGGTTACGAGACCAAGTCCAGCCGCCCCAATGCCCCCGAAAAGAGCCAAGCAAAGACCAtcaggcgcagcagcagctccagcccacgcaccaccaccacgaccaccaccggcagcagcagcagcagcggcgcaggCAGGAAGCCGACGGCCAAGAGAAAGCGGTGTCCAACGTGCGTCCCTCTTCCGTCCACTGGACCCAATCGCCTCTCTTTCGCTCCGGTGCTGACCCTCCCGATAGCAGGCGACCCCGTCCCGCAGCCGCGCAAGCGTCGCTACCGCCCCGGCACGCTCGCGTTGAGAGAAATCCGCCGCTACCAAGCCAACACTGATTTACTTATGTCCAAGCTGCCGTTCGCCCGCCTC GTCCGCGAGATCGCGCTCCAGTACCAGCCCGCgcgcgaggagctgcgcTGGCAGTCGCAGGCCATCctggcgctgcaggaggccgccgaggccttCCTGGTCCACCTGTTCGAGGACACCAACCTGTGCGCCATCCACGCCAAGCGCGTCACCATCATGCAGAAGGACATCCAGCTGGCCCGGAGGATACGCGGCGTCTGGGGCGGCGCCGGATGGGTGTAG